In the Archocentrus centrarchus isolate MPI-CPG fArcCen1 chromosome 11, fArcCen1, whole genome shotgun sequence genome, TGTATCAGTAAATTGGAGGTCATCCAGTTCTTAATGTCTTTAAagcatttctgcagtttaactaattgatgtgcatcatctggcttcattgataggtaaagctgagtatcatctgcacaacaatgaaaatgtatgcaatcctttctaataatactgcctaagggaagaatgtatagtgtaaatagaattggtcctagcacagaaccctgtggaactccataattaaccttagtgtgtgaagaagactccccatttacgtgaacaaattggagtctgctagataaatatgattcaaaccactgcagtgcagtacctttaatacctatagtatgctctaatctctgtaataaaatgtcaacagtatcaaagctgcactgaggtccaacaggacaagcacagagatgagtccactgtcagaggctctaagaagatcattggtaaccttcactaatgctgtttctgtactgtgatgaattctgaaacctgactgaaactcttcaaataaaccgttcctcagcagatgatcagttagctgttttacaactactctttcaagagtctttgagagaaaaggaaggttggagattggcctataattagctaagacagctgggtcagtgatggtttaaTACCTGTGGTATGTAGCCAATTAATAGAGATAGACTGACCATAAGATTGAAACATTAATCAATTGTAGGACTTCTATGAGCAGTCTTATAGGAATGGGGTCAAATAGACACAATAATTTGGAGGAagaaactattgaagttaacttgAAGTTAAGGTGTGTAAAAAGCAGGCAATAGTGGTCCCTGTCTTAAtcggaacacttggggcagtgacccctaAACTGGGGGATGGGATCTAGCAGAGTCTAGAAACAACATAGCAAATAAAGAACAGTTAGAGCCCTAATATATAACCAAAAGAGCGAGAAAATATTTTTACCAATCATTTATTAAGTCTGTACTCGTCTGTACTACTATTTAGTGAGTCAGTAACAGGAACCTTTAGTAATTAaatttatgaataaaattgtaGCAATGCTGAGTTTTTTTATTCTAGCATAAGCACCTTGGATATGCTACCCATCATGGAATAGAAAGCAGCACTTCAAAcactgttgtttgtttgttgttgttgattttttttgagtatttattttactcttttgatttgttttgaaaTGCTGCAGTCTGTCACACtactcttcatctcctctgcttgCCCCCCTCCCCAGTATTTTTATTATGCATGCTTTAATATGCAACTTAATTAAAAGCAATTAATTTAGACTAAACTTTAGACTAGACttagtatttttaaaatgtttttattgtcatttcattGGTTGTAATccatttatatatgtataaaaataaattatctaAGCATTTTACATATTCATATTttacttaataaattaaaaccatGATTAATAGTAAGGCTTATCATCTTTATCCCTATTATTTTATAAAGTAATATGACCTTGGAGTATGTTGGTTATTACTTTATTATGAATCAGTAAAGAGAAAAGCATTTAaactttttatatacagtaaaaatagCTTAAgttggattcaaatggcccGTGGAATTTTATccgacttgtaaaaaaaaaaatcagtcttatGTGTAAGTTggataaaatcagatttttcaaaattcttcaaaatatcagacagtttggggtctaatatcaaactttgcagcaatggctttctgcttcatctctggaatTGCTTccacaaattttataatctcctATTTTTGCTCGTAAgtgcgagtttgtagcttacgctTGCCTCCTGTGCTTGCCATGATTGTttccagtgaaatgaactgatttacccagtgcagccaatccagaATCATGTGACTGTCTAAAGACTCATGTGATCTCCAAGTGTTGTTAGtttgtgtagttgtgcatgaacaagCCGATGTATGGAGTGACAGtatgtacatttttttgtgaAGTAAGTAGTCTTTAAACACATTAAttctcatttaaaatatttaatttattgaaGAATCAATAGTTATCATTTACATGGATCTCCTAGGTTCAGAGGTTTTATTCTACTGGTATTCACAACATTATTGGTTCAAAacagatggtgtgtgtgtgtgtgtgtgtgtgtgtgtgtgtgtgtgtgtgtgtgtgtgttagacttTGCCCTTCCCTGGTTGGTGGACCTGGGCACAGTCTCCATCCAATTGGCAGCTCAGGAACcctgaaaaggaagaaagacacCCACAGACTAAACTAAGCCCTCCTTCAGTAAGACATGCCTCCATTACATTTCCTGATAGCAAAGGCAGAGTGACAATTTACACATCAACTTTCACCTACAGGTGCTactcataaaattagaatatcatgaaaaaattgatttatttgagtaattccattcaaaaagttaaacttctatattatattcattcattacacacagactgatatatttcaaatgtttgtttcacttaattttgatgattataactgacaactaatgaaaaccccaaattcattATCTCAGAAAATTACTTCCTCtccacaatagcccatagattttctatggggttaaaggtcaggtgtgtttgctggccaatgaagaacagggataccatggtccttaaagcaggtactggtagctttggcactgtgccaagtcctgttggaaaatgaaatctgcatctccataaagttggtcagcagcaggaagcatgaaatgctctaaaacttcctggtagacggctacgttgacctcagaaaacacagtgggccaacaccagcagatgtcaAAATGCACCCCCGGGCAGGGCTCTAGCTGACCGTTGCAAACCCTTGTTCCTGGCTTGTAGTTCTAACACCACAGCAGTAGTTGAAATGACTTTGAATGGCATCACCAGCTGAGCTAATGCACATGATCCCACCCAATTGTCAGGTAACAACCCTCTTAACTTACCATCCCCACATAGCCACCAGAGGTCTGTCCGAGGGTTATTTTGTCCTGCAAACATGGCTTCAGTGTAGTTATGATCACCTTGCATGAGATTGATTTTGTACTCACAGTAATGGCCTGACAGAATCCCCACATGAGTCCCGGTTCCATCCCTAGAAAAACAGGTGTAATTTCCTGCGTACACTACAACAGAAGGTGGAATGTTAGCACGTTTCACTTTTGGATACAAATAATTCAGAGTGTTACAGGTACCAGGTTCTGGAGTGTTAGTCTGTTTAAACAGTTTGACAGTGCAAAACTGGATCTCTGGATCACTTTTCAGGCTCAAACGATAAGGTGCTGTACCCAATGTGGGCCGTGCCTTAGCACATGCCACGCAATCTGACTTGGCTGTGGTCTCAGCAGTATATTTCACCCACTTCAACCACATATTTTTTATCATCATACCCGGTTTCTATGGCCAATTTGCTTTCATAAGTTACATTCATGAGATAAGTGACTGCTGGTGTATcaagttttgatttttggatCGAGTCACCCTCGAGTGCGCTTGTGTTTAATGGCACAGTTTATTTACGTGCTACTTTTATTTCTAATATCCTCGTTGGGTCATAGTCTGTGACCCACACCCCTAATTCATACAATGCAGGGGCGTCTTCTGGTGAAGCCAGAAGTcaattgtgctgtttttatgGTGATGTAGATTGGATTGCAACTATCGGGCTCACAGCGTGAGGGAGTGATACCATTAAACATTGAGATCCTGTCAACCAAAGGCCCTGGGTTTTGGTTATAACCCACAGCCATGTGCCTCAACATATTCCGATAACCCCAATCCTCCCCCCGTGTATTAGCCAACACATACTCCCATTTTACACAATCCACGCCCTTGCTGTATTTACACAAATACTTAGGGGTCATCTGGTAACCCTTTGGATAAGTCCCACAAGGTATGATTGTACACAAATCAAATAAGACAGTCCCATCCTGACCCTCAACAAACTGTAGTTGTATCAGCTGAGATTTTACAACTACCACCAGTGATATGGTTAACAAAACTCCACCCCAGCCCCCCTGAAGCACTCCAAAGTGAATGCCACATGTTTTTAGTTCTTGAAGTCCAGCTGGACTTCCAGTAATTTGAGTAGGCTGGAAAATTTAAGCCGAATTACCTGCCCGTTTTAGAGCCTTCCCCTGTTTCTGCTGAATCAAACCTCTCTCAATGGGTGAGAGGGCGGTGAAGTGAGTACACAATGTGTTAGGTGGTGCCAAGGCGCCCCTGCCTTTCCTTTTACCTGGACTGTGTGTGAGGTCACCTCTCTGACTTCAAACGGTCCGGTCCACCTGGGTTCAGTCCACTTCCTCTTGTGAACCTTCACCCGTACCCAGTCTCCTACCTTGACTGCAGGGGCgtcttctggtgaagcctctggCTCTGACTGCTTCACCTGTTTTGAGAGAACTGTAGTCAAGTTAGTCAGTGCAGTCATGTAGTCATCATAGTTTACCTGCCAGACATCCAAGGAGGGCATATGACCTCCCTCTCTTGGAGGCCCTGGCATAGGTCTCCCTGTTAGTAACTCATGTGGTGTTAAGTGAGTTTTTGTGTGCAGATCTCATTGACATAAGTGCAATGGGGAGCACATCTACCCAGGTGAGTTTTGTACCCCGGCATATTTTCGCTATTTTTCTCTTCAAGGTTTGGTTCGCCCTTTCCACCAGGCCTTGTGATGCTGGATGATAGACTGACCCAAACTTGTGGGTGATTCCCAGTGCTCTCTCCACTTCAGCCACCAGTTTATTGTTGAAGTGGGTTCCGTTATCTGACCTGATGTGTCTGGGAACCCCATATCTGGGTATGAGTTCATTCTTCAGCCACTTGACCACTGTTTTGGCTGATTCATTCCTGCTTCCACCCACTTTGTGAAATGATCCACCATCACAAGCAGGTACCGATATCCTCCTGTTCTGTTGTCTGCCCCCATGTCGGTAAAGTCAATGATGATTTCCTGGAATGGTGCTTCAGGAACAGGAAAGGCTCCCATTGGGCatttgtagggctgtcttggatTGTATTCATTGCAAATGTCACAGTCAGTCACGTAGTTATCCACCAATGCAGTCATGTGTGGATGCCACcaacatttttccattttgtacTGTGTTACCTTCTTCCCTTAGTGGGCTGGTCCATGTGCTTGCTTCAATAGAAGGCGGCATAGCTTGCTTGGTGCCACTATTCTTCCATCATATGATCTCCACAGTCCATCATTTTCACTTGCCCCCTTTCTTTTCCACTCACTGTGCTCATAGGGGCCAGCCTCctttaaatcagttttaaatCCTCCTCTGTTAACGACGGGAGCTCCCCCAGGGCTGTAATACCATATGTCTGGCCACATAGCCTCCAGCCTCTTTTGCTGCTGCGTCCGCTGCGTTGTTTCCAGCTGCAATCCTTGAACTTAGTTTCTGGTGTCCTTTGCATTTCATGACTGCCACTGCTGCAAGCAGGCTCACAGCATGCACCAATTTTTCTAGGTGCTCCCTGTGTTTCACTGGTGTGTTTCCAGTTGTGAGGAAATCCCTCCTTAGCCACTGTGGTCCATCCACATGCACTGCTCTGTGGCCGTAGGCCAAGTCGGTGTATATATATTCACTCGTTTTCCTTCTGCTAGCTCCAGGGCTCGTGTTAGAGCTATGATTTCTGCCAACTGAGATGAGGCTGGCTGCGGGATCACTCCATGATCTCCAGTGGTGTCCTCTCCAGTTCTCTGGTCTTGTTCCACTACTGCGAATGAGGCTACGTTCTCCCTGTCACCTTTGTAACATCCATCTATGAACAGGATGAGATCAGGGTTCTCCAGTGGTGTAGCCTCTAGGTCCACTCTGAGTTTTATCTCAACCTGTGCTCATTCTGCGCAGTTGTGAGGTTCTCCATCATTTCCCATTCCTGCTGCCATTTTCACTCCTTCTGTATGAAAAGTGATGTGTGGTTGCAGCAATGtagctgatatttttttcttttctggatGTTGACAATGTGAAGGCTTGTGAGCCCAGAAAGGCAATTACGCCATGATTGTGTTGATTCTGAGGTCATGGCACATCACTATATGACTCGTCTTGGTGATTGCCTTTGCCAGTGCTGCTAGATGTCTTGCATATCCTCCTTGTGGTAAAACATTCACctcaaccaaaaaaaaggaGCGTCAAAACCAAAAGTTAGAGAATTGTAACCAAAGATTTCTGACATGCGCAAATAAAAGTTTAGGtttcacaaatacattttttttttcatgagaaaaaaattagtcatttaaataaattaaaaaaatatatagttttaaaacttttataatttgaataaaaaaaatagttttacaaaaaaaatatttcattacaattctgaaagttttgaccacaattttttttttttggattgagATTGagattaggttttttttttttgtttgaataataTTGAGAAAAATTTAAtcccacagacacactgactcagatacacacacagacagatagtAACAGACATATGTTTCCTTTTCCTATTTGCTCCAGCTTTAGAGTTTTTCCCAGATTCCTGACCTTTTGTTTTCAGGtgcataatttaaaacaaagaatttaTCCAAGCTTTTGCTTTATCTAACTGGGACGTCTCCCtcatatttgtttatatttaccACAACCTTGATATTTGTCCTCTGGACTTTATTCAcccttaattttgttttaacagTTTCTTTAGGATTTCGGCCCCTTTTTCCACTGCAGTATCAGCCCACTtgttcccacacacacagatacacacactcacactcacacactgaggcCTCCTCATTCACACTTTTCGTTGCAACTTTCACTAACAATTTCATGCCAATTTATTAGTCTCTATTTATTCACACAACACTTTtgttacaatttttattttctgccaaCGTACACCATGAAAGATCGTCCGAAATATTGGTTATATTCAATTATCTAAAGGACAGCCATGAGTCTATCAACAAGCAAGTTATTATTCTTAAGTCTAATCTGATTACAATGCACCAGTCAGGCTTGACTTTAGAACAGCTCTAATCAATGTCCTAGTAATTTCAGCACACCACCACAACGGCGCGACATTAGCTATTGAGTCTTTAATCCGGTTACTCAAGCCACTAGTCGGAGCTCGGACATTTAGATTGGTTCTATTAATGTCTTAGTgactcaaaaaattaaaaatactctTTAGACTTTGCTGCACACACATCACTACTCGTTGTCTTTCATGGTATAAAAGCCAATTCTCACACACCATTCCTCATGCTGCGGATTACAGGAGTTATTTCTATTCAGTAGAAAAGTTTCCAGCCACACACACTTCttggttttaataaataaataaatttaatcaATAGCCTAATGCTATAGTGCAGTTTAACGTTCCCAGTATCTCTCACAATCCTTTTTCACTCACATCAACTCATCTCtttacttgttttgtttctttaacccattatttttaattcttaatGTCAACCCCTTTTTGGTTTTCTGATGCTTCAATATGTGGAAACTTAAACGCagctcacttccagcctttgcggtcttcgtgggccgCGAAGGACCCGATGGGCTGGGTCCTTCAAAGGATGCgacccctgaatttggacacagctacagAGATGATGGAAGAGACTACGCTGATGGATGggaaatttaaatacaagaaaCTTCCAGATGGaagtacaaacaaaaatgctgagtttgcttatcacaggagctcttccaccctttgttggtctgtgtagtagactggtgggaaaataaacaagattttgaagtgtaagcttatgtatattgattcactcatcaaccaaacttaaattaatatttatcattttaaatattgaaatgtgattaaaatgtgattaatttcgattaataattacaaagcttctaattaattagattaatatttttaattgagtcccacccctagtaatgaataaatataatatacaagtttcactttttgaatgaaataacagaaataaaccaactttttcatgatattctaattttatgaccagcacctgtacataCGTGCATGATTTTAGCAAGACTATCAAGGATATACGTatgaaacatattttttttcaaagccaTGAAGGTTGAATAACAGGATTAATATATCTACAGACGGCCATGGTGACTATTAGTCTCCCATCTGTCGGCCCCCTGCTTCTCTATccaatttatttaattattcaacCAACTGCCTCAGCCACCATTTAATTACTTATTCAATCTCTATTCAAACATTTATGTCGACTACTAATTAATCGCTATTGATGTTCATTTGATTCATTATTTGATCCAACCGTTATTTATCAATTAATCTACAACTATTTAGAGCTTTGATTCAACTGctaattattcatttaattcCATTATCTAATACTATTAATTTAACCATTTAATTTGTTCACCATTTAATTGAACATTTCATTGAATCACTTCTTACTTAATCATTTGTTTGATTCACTATttaattaatcatttttttgtaattttatcttAAAACATTATAATTTTACTCATTaagtaaaataagtaaaaataagcCCCAACCGGAGTTGGGGTGCGTCGATCGTAGATATTGGAAGTGGGCGGACGGGAGCTGAAGAGGGCTTTAACGCTAAACTCATCTGACTTATgcaatcacatttaattggaaatgtattacaatgggaccagatttttcatccgagaaAGGCGAAAATCCGACTTGCATGATCTGATTTAGGTGATAATTTTTATTGGGATTAACTTTAGGTGATTTTTCCTGTACATCGTAAATGGTTATtatacagaaaaacacaatcCTTGATTCAGGAACACTttgattttcttgttttctcatATTCAGGGTTCTTAGCAAATACGCAGCAAAGTGTAGAATGGTAAAGTTGTGCCAGATAGGAAATCAAACCTTGGCCACTGTTAAAACTTAAACCCTCTGGTGTATGTAACATGCAAATGCTATGTTTGAGTTACATGCGTAGAAATTACCTGACCATGATCACGCAGTTtctatatataaatacacagaaaaagaaataatactttttatttgaaGTAAATATCTGAAACTATCACATAGACCTTACAAATCTTGTTACCCTAGGTAGTTTATAAGTTTAATCAAGATTAAAGCAGTCATCTAGGAGGAGTTCTGTAACAAACATGCTGatgtacattattattattattattattattattgtattttagCAATATAcaatgtttatatgttttatttacttgtttactAATATATTGAATATTGTTTGTCCCACAGTGAAACACTCACTGGTTCATTTCCTTACTGGGTCGTCTGGAATCCCACACTTGTCAGAGTTTGTTGGTTTTGCAGAGGTTGATGGCATTCAGATGATTTACTGCGATGGAGACAACAAGATATTTGAACCAAGACAAGACTGGATGAAGAACATATTAGATAACAACCCTCAGCTGCTGGAAATGTACAATCAACAGTGCTTTGTGATGCTGCCAAACCACTTAAGAGAGGAACTTATTAGTATGAAGCAGCAGTCTAACCAAAGTGGAGGTGGAGTAGTTTCTGTTATATCATGTCATATACCTAATCAAAACTGATTTGTGTAAATTAATCttgttaattttaaaattatacCTTAATCTTGTGTTTTTTGATTGAGACCAGGAAAGATTAAACCTTGCTAAGTGTTAATGTCCCTTAAAAAGCATGATAAAACATGATATTTACATAATTATTCTAAATTTTAGTCTTCTTAGTCTCTACAAATAATAGTTAAGTTTGCCTTTAAACAGGTATATCTGATCAGTTCTTCTACCTCATCAAGTTCTTTTTGTTGAGGTCACATGGCTCCTGTGCTGAATCAGTTTCTGCCCCTTGTCGTCCTACATCTCTTGctttaaaatgctgcagttccaattaggAGTGAAAGGTTCGCTGATTATCTGAGAGCAACAAAAACCGTGGAGAATAGCAGCACCTTATACAATGTGCAGCATTAACATAATTAACTGCAATCTctgtcttctttctctcttcagcTGTCAGCATTTTGCAGTTAACAGCTGGTTGTGAATGGGATGAAGAAACTGGAGAGGTGACTGGCTCTGTACACTATGCCTATAATGGAGAAGCTTTTCTTGAATTCCTTCTGGAGACCCTGACATGGTCTGCACTGAAACCAGAGGCGGACGTTATGAAACAGAGATACAATGCtgacataataataaaacaaacagaggcCTTCCTCACTCCACTGTGCACAGATTTGCTGAAGATGTTTTTGAACAATTCAAAACGCTTCCTGCAGAGAACAGGTACAATCACACAATTTGATTCAGTTTCATAGATGGAATAATATTTATTGTACCttgtattatgtttttaacattacaTTTATTGTAgagaatttatatttattatatgacatttatttaagaaaaaatattttgtatttaatgatTTAGAAGGTGAAAGAAGCTGGGTCCACACACTTTTGTGCTGCTACAAAGTTTTATTGCTAGTTgcagtttaatatttttgataaaTAACAACTTTAGGCACAAATAGTATCTACAAATGAAAAAATGGAATTTCCTGGTCATTTTAATAGTGAACTAGACAAAAAGTGAGAAGAcgaacacacactgcagcacttgtacagcacacacacacacaccacacacacacacacacacacacacacacacacacacacacacacacacacacacacacacacacacacacacacacacacacacagcttctgcCCTGATAATTTGAATTGAAATGTGAGATTGCCAGTTTTTCCAGCTGGACACCCACTGTGgggttttgtccttttttttctggttaacTTTGACCTTAATACAATTTTGAAGACAACAAAATGCAGAGTTTCACCACAGAGGAGTCAAATGCAGGACACCACAAACAGGTGATCTAACAAAAGGTTATCTTTGATGAAAGCTGATATAATTAACACAAATAACTAAGTCCACAGGATTGGCATCAATGAAACCAGAATCTAACAAAGCACAAAGACTGTAGGGAACAGTGACAGTTCTGATACATAGTAATACAACtaatagataataacaaatcaAAGGCAAATCAGACAAGACTatatgcacgcacacagtctGAAGGTGGGGCAGACAGTCACAAACGAGGGAAACCAGACACAGGTGGAGACAGGTGGGGGTATGGCCGTAGAGTCCAAAAACTTACTCCCGTTTTCTTTCTCTAACTGCTTTACCTGCACTGTGAGTTCATGAGGTATTAAGGAGAATTCATAAGGACTTAGCAAAGAAAACCACAGTGTGACAAGCTCCTTAACAATGTGACAGCAGATGTTAgaactgaaattaaataaagGTCCATGATTGAAAGAGAATAAGTTATATGAAATCAACCCATGACTTTTTCCTTACTACATTCATTAGTTCAAAACTACTTGGTCACCATgtcagtgtgttttgtgttagaTTTAGTTGAAAGTATGCCATAATactctttcatttattttgataaatCCCTTTTGAATTTCTCCTTatctttgttattgtttgcaTTCTTCTTgtttatcctttttttaaacttcttcaATCATTCTGTCCCTCTCTTTCCCACCTCCCCTCTCTCCAGTTCTTCCCTCAGTGTCTCTCCTCCAGAagtctccctcctctccaaTCAGCTGCCACGCTACAGGTTTCTACCCTGATAGAGCCATGATGTTCTGGAGGAAAGATGGAGAGGAGGTCCATGAAGGTGTGGATCATGGAGAGATCCTCCCCAACAATGATGGGACCTTCCAGATGAGTGTTGATCTCAACATTTCATCAATCACACCTAAAGACTGGAGCAGATACgagtgtgtgtttcagctctCTGGTGCTGAGGATGGCATTGTTACCAATTTGAATAATTCAGTTTTCAGAACCAACTGGGGAAAAAATTAAGTGTAATTTATGGAGGTGAGTGGAGCACATTTCCTTCATTTGTTTGTCATGGTCTTAAAGTTTTGAAGTTTGATTTCTGTGGCATTGCTGAATTTTGTTCTGAACTGTGGTAgaattatttttccatttcagttcattcaagttttagcattaatttgttttctttgagcGATTCTGTGGTAACTTCACTCATGTTCAGTGCTGTCAGTGGTTCATTTATCTCGTTTCTTGTATGTAGTTTTACTTCTGTTGTTATTATCCTAATTGGTTTCAGCTGTCCCTTGTTAACCAAGCGTTCTTACTCCTtttcactgctctgtgtgtgtgtgtgtgtgtgtgtgtgtgtgtgtgtgtgtgtgtgtgtgtgtgtgtgtgtgtgtgtgtgtgtgtgtgtgtgtgtgtatctagcCTCAGTCTCTTTGCCCTTTGACAAGTTGTTTGCTATCTTGCCAGGTACCAGATGTACTTCCTTCCATTTTCTGGTGGATTTTTCTCTGGTGGATCTTTTAGCATAATTATGCAATTTTTATATCAGTGTTGTATGTAGAGAGCATGTGATGTGTTTGTGGATAAAGAGAAGTGTTTGAGTTTtaattcaagaataaaaaatgtaacagtGTTGGGGCTCGGATTATTTCTCTTTGGTATAACTTACGCAGCTTTAGAAAACACAGAGGACTGAAGTGCTAATGTGCACAGGTGAGGATCCAGGTGCTTCTGATTATGCAGCTATAACAGTGGCTCAGACTCACCTCAGATCACGCAGTGCACTTCCtgtatttcctgtgtttttttcaGCAGCTCAAATCACATAATGAGGCAGTCATGTGATTTCAGAAAACGAGGCCTCATTTGACTTTTATCACGTGATATTCTGATCAGTGATACAGGTCTTGACACAGGCCTCAGGGCTTCAGCATCACTATCACTAATGCCACTTAACAGTTTACTGACAGTTTCCAAGTACTTGCATGTATGGTTATATCAGTGGAGATTCACATAGAGATCATACTTTTTTCAGTTCCCCCTCATCAAAATGCgattaataaatttaaaaaaatgaattatggATGTACGTCTATTCTAACCTGCTTCATCTGCTCGTTGTTATCTTGTATGTTGCTGAGCAGCGAAGCCCTCTGACATGATGATCCCCAtcattgctgcagtgtttgttcttctttttctcgTCCTCATCGCTGCTGCTGGATTTGCtgtttacaaaaagaaaaaaggtgagtgATTAAAAGGAACTGAATTCATCAGTCAACCAGTCGCAGCAGTGTGAGGCTTAGTTACATTATTTCTggtgtattttatatataagtcATGGTTATTTCCCAATTTATATGAGAGAGAGTGTTAGGTTGTCCGGCacttttaaaactgtaaattattttctttcccTGCTATTTCAGACCAACAGCAGACATCTCGTAAGTACAACTTGAAGACAGACATGAACTtcagatgaaaaaataaataaatcaataatacTGATTGTTTTTGGACCTTGCAGCTCCTGAGAACAACGCTGAAGTCTTTGAGATACTGACTCCAGAGCCCACATAGTCAAACACAAGATCTGATATACAGAGTTCACAAAGGCAGagaacagttttagtttttaatggTCTTCTGTGTGAACTTGACTTTTTGTAGAAATTTTTTCAATCTCAGTACTGATTTATGATCAAAGGGATTATTCATTCAAGtataacattttaatgttttactatATCATTGTGCATCTGTGTCAtattattaaatgtattattcagTGTAAGAGACAGATCCATCCACTG is a window encoding:
- the LOC115788178 gene encoding major histocompatibility complex class I-related gene protein-like, whose translation is MFICFIYLFTNILNIVCPTVKHSLVHFLTGSSGIPHLSEFVGFAEVDGIQMIYCDGDNKIFEPRQDWMKNILDNNPQLLEMYNQQCFVMLPNHLREELISMKQQSNQSGAVSILQLTAGCEWDEETGEVTGSVHYAYNGEAFLEFLLETLTWSALKPEADVMKQRYNADIIIKQTEAFLTPLCTDLLKMFLNNSKRFLQRTVLPSVSLLQKSPSSPISCHATGFYPDRAMMFWRKDGEEVHEGVDHGEILPNNDGTFQMSVDLNISSITPKDWSRYECVFQLSGAEDGIVTNLNNSVFRTNWGKN